A region from the Cucurbita pepo subsp. pepo cultivar mu-cu-16 unplaced genomic scaffold, ASM280686v2 Cp4.1_scaffold010867, whole genome shotgun sequence genome encodes:
- the LOC111787332 gene encoding uncharacterized protein LOC111787332, which yields MPFGTFIEVEPPSPLRYIIGAVIMMIGVVLPLGYMMFRNKRGPSSS from the coding sequence TTCGGGACGTTCATTGAAGTGGAACCGCCCAGTCCACTCCGATACATAATTGGGGCCGTTATAATGATGATCGGAGTCGTATTGCCCCTCGGATACATGATGTTCCGGAATAAGCGTggaccttcttcttct